One Thalassotalea atypica DNA window includes the following coding sequences:
- a CDS encoding HEPN domain-containing protein encodes MFKESWLGYVFVEVDDSFFIDDIVLCEGVSLRKARLEELNLHLDHHLDGWWKLRGGNAKCFAYSRTITEGNHTKPLYDKKQWKQLVVECTNTNITPSQLNYVFSLSKADLRIGYVCFDKKSHSNPWTSWPQLGKWSENDPFTTKEKIRIEDLEELKININAFVNLNLQDDMHQKHLRLVHMFNYLDNMVDSSPFKYLGYFSIIEGILTHKPSGSDNVDSIQKQLIRNVKLINNRIVCSGRLGINYELFNTPKAKTIFSKLYSLRSSIAHGSDYEKSIGDILKIQTIKHDNKYGATRPLFYWIRDLAKSLLMYSFIEPQLYLDLTDDGK; translated from the coding sequence GTGTTTAAAGAATCATGGTTAGGGTATGTTTTTGTTGAAGTTGATGATTCTTTTTTCATCGATGACATTGTACTGTGTGAAGGCGTTTCCCTAAGAAAAGCAAGACTTGAAGAGTTAAATTTGCATCTGGATCATCATTTAGATGGATGGTGGAAATTACGTGGTGGAAATGCAAAATGCTTCGCATATTCAAGGACAATTACCGAAGGGAATCATACAAAGCCGTTATATGACAAAAAGCAGTGGAAACAACTGGTCGTTGAGTGTACCAATACCAATATTACCCCTTCTCAATTAAACTATGTTTTTTCTTTGTCAAAAGCGGATTTGAGAATCGGATATGTTTGTTTTGACAAAAAGTCGCACTCAAATCCATGGACTAGCTGGCCTCAACTTGGAAAATGGAGTGAAAATGATCCTTTCACAACAAAAGAAAAAATCAGAATTGAGGATTTAGAAGAGTTAAAGATAAACATCAATGCCTTTGTCAATTTAAACCTTCAAGATGACATGCACCAAAAACATTTAAGATTGGTACATATGTTTAACTACTTGGATAATATGGTTGACTCAAGTCCATTCAAGTATCTCGGTTACTTTTCTATAATTGAAGGCATTCTGACTCATAAGCCATCTGGAAGTGATAATGTTGACTCAATCCAGAAACAATTAATTCGAAATGTAAAACTGATAAATAACAGAATAGTTTGTTCTGGCCGCTTAGGTATTAATTATGAGTTGTTTAATACACCTAAAGCAAAAACAATTTTTAGTAAACTATATTCGCTACGAAGTTCAATAGCACATGGGAGCGACTATGAAAAATCAATCGGTGATATATTAAAGATCCAAACTATTAAACATGATAATAAATACGGGGCGACTAGGCCTCTATTCTATTGGATACGTGATTTAGCAAAGTCACTTTTAATGTACTCATTTATAGAGCCACAGCTTTACTTAGACTTAACTGATGATGGCAAATAG
- a CDS encoding 2OG-Fe(II) oxygenase: MSFLSKLFRWERGRQKSGYDKMLLCGAMWPIKFDTYLLKFPEGSEISPHTDKVVSGKHYRLNIVLKNADEGGEFICSNPIYETKRIKFFRPDVSEHQVSKIVKGNRYLLSIGWVKNT, from the coding sequence ATGTCTTTTCTGAGTAAATTATTCCGTTGGGAACGAGGCAGGCAAAAATCGGGTTACGATAAGATGCTACTTTGCGGAGCAATGTGGCCTATAAAATTTGATACTTATTTGCTTAAATTCCCTGAAGGAAGTGAAATATCTCCGCATACGGATAAAGTTGTATCAGGTAAACATTATCGATTAAATATCGTATTAAAAAACGCAGATGAAGGCGGTGAGTTTATTTGCTCTAATCCCATTTACGAAACAAAACGGATTAAATTTTTTCGTCCTGATGTAAGCGAACATCAAGTTTCAAAAATTGTAAAAGGTAACAGGTATTTACTTAGTATTGGTTGGGTAAAAAACACCTAA
- a CDS encoding DUF2335 domain-containing protein, whose amino-acid sequence MDIFLSYTHSNSEYAKKITQDLSNAGLSVWFDKEQLGVGENLTDSITKAIREASTYLVLVSTDTVTSPWFSTELATALATKEHFPERKIIPVITDADVELPPFLSQFLAIDLSSEEKYKHYLPKLLEALKRESGPIPPPNILKEYENIVPGMAERMLLMAEKEQLNRWEKAKVEKHGKAFSLSLLAALLGVVFIAAMTAFGQNIFSDDIFKYFTGILIGALIPSVFGYLIDKPESKPKSLQGDKHD is encoded by the coding sequence ATGGATATATTTTTAAGTTATACACATTCTAATTCAGAATATGCTAAAAAAATCACACAAGATTTGTCTAATGCTGGGCTTTCTGTATGGTTCGACAAAGAGCAGTTAGGAGTAGGTGAAAATTTAACCGACTCAATCACAAAAGCTATTAGAGAAGCCTCTACTTATTTGGTGCTAGTATCTACTGATACTGTAACTAGTCCTTGGTTTTCAACTGAACTTGCGACAGCACTAGCAACAAAGGAGCATTTTCCTGAGCGAAAAATTATTCCTGTAATTACAGATGCTGATGTTGAATTGCCTCCATTTCTTAGCCAATTTTTGGCAATTGACCTATCATCTGAAGAAAAGTATAAGCATTACCTACCAAAGCTACTTGAGGCTCTAAAAAGGGAATCTGGTCCTATCCCTCCCCCTAATATATTGAAAGAGTACGAAAATATTGTGCCTGGTATGGCTGAGCGGATGCTTTTAATGGCTGAAAAAGAGCAACTTAATCGTTGGGAGAAAGCAAAAGTAGAGAAACATGGGAAAGCTTTTAGTCTCTCTTTGCTTGCTGCACTATTAGGCGTTGTATTTATTGCTGCAATGACGGCATTTGGTCAAAATATTTTCTCTGATGATATATTCAAGTACTTCACGGGCATTCTTATTGGTGCATTAATCCCTAGTGTTTTTGGTTATTTAATCGATAAACCAGAAAGCAAACCGAAATCACTTCAAGGAGATAAGCATGACTGA
- a CDS encoding integron integrase codes for MKSPYLRFVEEQMRARRYAKRTIEAYTYWIKGFINFNHKKHPNDCHNHEVEAFLSFLSNQLNVAPRTQALALNALVYLYKFVVGNPLTLSLSFNRTKNQQKLPVVLTKIEVATLLDQINSAYQLPCKLMYGSGLRLMEVVRLRVQDIDFDYHSLCVWQGKGGKNRRVTLAKDLVSELKTQIELAKVHFNKDISKQEYAGVYLPYGYGRKNPTARFEFGWHYLFPSTRLSADPETGEIRRHHIDHTVLRKSIKSARIASGLNKQVTCHTLRHSFATHLLQRGTDIRTIQEQLGHTDIRTTQIYTHVIEQGANGVKSPLDDL; via the coding sequence ATGAAATCACCTTATTTACGTTTTGTGGAGGAGCAAATGAGGGCGCGAAGGTATGCGAAGCGTACAATAGAAGCGTATACCTACTGGATAAAAGGTTTTATTAATTTTAATCATAAAAAGCATCCTAACGATTGTCATAACCACGAAGTTGAGGCATTTTTAAGCTTTCTAAGTAATCAGTTGAATGTGGCCCCAAGAACTCAAGCTTTAGCGTTAAATGCATTAGTGTATTTATATAAGTTTGTTGTTGGTAACCCATTAACTTTATCTTTAAGTTTTAATCGAACCAAAAATCAGCAAAAGTTACCTGTTGTACTTACAAAAATTGAAGTTGCGACATTACTAGATCAAATTAATAGTGCTTATCAACTACCCTGTAAATTAATGTATGGCAGTGGCTTACGGCTTATGGAAGTAGTAAGGCTACGTGTGCAAGATATTGATTTTGATTACCATTCTCTATGTGTTTGGCAAGGCAAAGGAGGGAAAAACAGAAGAGTAACATTGGCAAAAGATCTTGTAAGCGAATTAAAAACACAAATAGAATTAGCAAAAGTGCATTTCAATAAGGATATTTCAAAACAGGAATACGCGGGCGTATATTTGCCGTATGGATACGGAAGAAAAAACCCTACCGCTAGATTTGAATTTGGGTGGCATTACTTGTTTCCGTCTACAAGGTTAAGTGCTGATCCTGAAACTGGAGAGATCAGGCGTCATCATATTGATCACACCGTATTACGAAAATCGATTAAATCGGCAAGAATTGCCTCAGGTTTGAATAAACAGGTGACCTGTCATACTTTGCGACATTCATTTGCTACACATTTGCTTCAACGTGGTACAGATATCAGAACCATACAAGAACAGCTTGGTCATACGGACATTCGTACAACACAGATATACACTCATGTAATAGAACAAGGAGCTAACGGTGTAAAAAGCCCCTTGGATGATTTATAA
- a CDS encoding ABC-F family ATPase, whose product MLIANNITQQFGAKPLFENISQKFGNGNRYGLIGANGCGKSTFMKILGYDLDPTSGNISLDQNDRVGKLRQDQFAFEQYSVVDTVIMGHTELWAVKEERDRIYALPEMSEEDGMRVGDLESEYAEMDGYSAESRAGELLMGVGIPVEQHYGLMSEVAPGWKLRVLLAQALFADPDILLLDEPTNNLDIHTIQWLEDTLNERESTMIIISHDRHFLNSVCTHMADLDYGELRVFPGNYDEYMLASTQARQQLIADNAKKKAQIGELQAFVARFSANASKAKQATSRAKQIDKIQLAEVKASSRVNPFIRFTQEKQLFRNVLEVEHLNKSFDDNHVLKDINFMAEVGERIAVIGENGAGKTTFLRTLMSEYEPTSGSFKWSENHSIGYYAQDHAHEFEEDMTVFEWMSQWRSAEDDEQSIRGYLGRLLFSADDIKKSVKVLSGGEQGRMLFGKLMMQKPNILLMDEPTNHLDMESIESLNMALEQFEGSIVFVSHDREFVSSLATRIIELKEDGYVDFAGTYEEYLASQE is encoded by the coding sequence ATGCTTATAGCAAACAACATCACGCAACAATTCGGCGCTAAGCCATTGTTTGAAAACATTTCACAAAAGTTTGGCAATGGAAACCGATACGGTTTAATTGGTGCGAATGGTTGTGGTAAATCAACCTTCATGAAAATTCTAGGTTACGATTTAGACCCTACCAGCGGTAATATCTCACTTGATCAAAATGATCGCGTCGGTAAACTTCGCCAAGACCAGTTTGCCTTTGAACAATACAGTGTTGTTGACACGGTTATCATGGGCCATACCGAACTATGGGCGGTAAAGGAAGAACGTGATCGCATTTACGCTTTACCAGAAATGAGCGAAGAAGATGGCATGCGCGTTGGTGACTTAGAGTCAGAATACGCTGAAATGGATGGCTACAGTGCAGAAAGCCGCGCTGGTGAATTATTAATGGGTGTAGGTATTCCCGTTGAACAGCATTACGGCTTAATGAGTGAAGTGGCTCCTGGTTGGAAGCTTCGTGTACTGCTGGCACAAGCACTGTTTGCTGATCCAGACATTTTATTACTGGATGAGCCAACCAACAACTTGGACATTCACACCATTCAGTGGTTAGAAGACACGTTGAACGAACGTGAATCGACCATGATTATTATTTCGCATGACCGTCACTTCTTAAACTCTGTGTGTACACACATGGCCGATTTAGACTACGGTGAATTACGTGTATTCCCAGGAAACTATGACGAATATATGTTGGCATCAACCCAAGCACGCCAACAACTTATTGCCGACAATGCCAAGAAAAAAGCCCAAATTGGTGAGCTTCAAGCCTTTGTTGCACGTTTCTCAGCGAACGCGTCAAAAGCGAAGCAAGCCACTTCTCGCGCTAAACAAATTGATAAAATTCAATTGGCGGAAGTTAAAGCCTCAAGCCGTGTAAACCCATTCATTCGTTTCACGCAGGAAAAGCAATTATTCCGTAACGTATTAGAAGTAGAACACCTAAACAAAAGTTTTGACGACAACCACGTACTAAAAGACATTAACTTCATGGCTGAAGTGGGCGAACGTATCGCGGTAATTGGTGAAAATGGTGCGGGTAAAACCACGTTCTTAAGAACGTTAATGAGCGAATACGAACCAACGTCAGGTAGCTTCAAGTGGTCTGAAAACCACAGCATCGGCTATTACGCGCAAGATCACGCACATGAATTCGAAGAAGACATGACGGTATTTGAATGGATGAGCCAATGGCGTAGCGCTGAAGACGACGAACAAAGCATTCGTGGTTACTTAGGGCGTTTATTGTTCTCTGCTGACGACATTAAAAAGTCAGTTAAAGTACTATCAGGTGGTGAACAAGGTCGCATGTTGTTTGGTAAGTTAATGATGCAAAAACCAAACATCTTATTAATGGACGAGCCAACCAACCACTTGGATATGGAATCTATTGAGTCACTAAACATGGCACTAGAACAGTTTGAAGGCTCTATCGTATTTGTATCACACGACCGTGAGTTTGTATCAAGCCTTGCAACCCGTATTATTGAATTAAAAGAAGACGGTTACGTTGATTTTGCAGGTACTTACGAAGAGTACTTAGCGTCTCAAGAGTAA
- a CDS encoding GNAT family N-acetyltransferase: MTTVTEPTLTFETLSLKHLDLLLQFESENKAWFESLITPRPASFYSTSGIEQHIIQAEKNMKRGSHYSGVLIHQGFIVARGNLKDIETQNHICSVGYRVAEHSINKGYASYCLKALLERARTTYSTRTIHAQVLENNPASIAVLKKLDFTPYSFEPNFITLNGKALGCTTFTCRLLPVTAHSNY, translated from the coding sequence ATGACAACAGTTACTGAACCTACCCTAACCTTCGAGACACTCTCACTCAAGCACCTTGATTTACTGCTTCAATTTGAATCAGAAAACAAAGCTTGGTTTGAGTCATTGATCACACCAAGACCTGCAAGTTTTTACAGCACAAGCGGCATAGAACAACATATCATTCAAGCCGAAAAAAACATGAAACGTGGCAGCCACTATTCAGGAGTGTTAATTCATCAAGGTTTTATTGTTGCGCGCGGCAATTTAAAAGATATTGAAACGCAAAATCATATCTGCAGTGTAGGCTACCGTGTTGCAGAGCATAGCATTAACAAAGGGTATGCAAGTTACTGCCTAAAAGCACTGCTTGAGCGCGCTAGGACTACTTATTCAACTCGAACGATACACGCACAAGTACTTGAAAATAATCCCGCTTCAATCGCTGTATTAAAAAAGCTAGATTTCACCCCCTATTCCTTTGAGCCAAATTTTATTACGTTAAATGGCAAGGCATTGGGCTGCACAACCTTTACCTGCCGATTGCTGCCAGTAACAGCCCATTCGAATTATTAG
- a CDS encoding nuclear transport factor 2 family protein: protein MYRTITLLLSMLLSSHVIAVQVSDSDKVKRAVLDYIESQHKVAPEMMKKGLDKKLAKRTYWQTKDGAETIMETDFDTMVWVADNYNKNGDKFPAQPKIDIKIFDIDNRVASVKLTADEWIDYMHLVKNDNGEWKILNVLWQYHDDQRHKSKK from the coding sequence ATGTATCGCACCATTACCCTACTGTTATCAATGCTATTGTCCAGCCACGTAATTGCTGTTCAGGTATCCGATTCCGATAAAGTTAAAAGAGCCGTGCTTGATTATATTGAGTCTCAGCACAAGGTAGCCCCTGAGATGATGAAAAAAGGGCTGGATAAAAAATTAGCTAAAAGAACGTATTGGCAAACAAAAGATGGCGCGGAAACCATCATGGAAACCGACTTTGACACTATGGTGTGGGTGGCGGATAACTATAATAAAAATGGTGACAAGTTCCCTGCACAGCCAAAAATTGATATTAAAATATTCGACATAGATAACCGCGTAGCGTCAGTAAAACTAACGGCTGACGAATGGATTGACTACATGCATCTAGTTAAAAATGACAACGGGGAATGGAAAATACTGAATGTACTTTGGCAATATCACGATGATCAAAGACATAAAAGTAAGAAATAA
- the bla gene encoding subclass B1 metallo-beta-lactamase encodes MKFIVLFLSVLSWLSMAASEASNLKMVQLTDNVYQHISYKEVAPWGLVGASGLVVIDGENAHIIDTPWTVAETKQLLQWIKSKNLTVKSSVVTHFHEDASGGMSLLNELNIKTYATELTNTLLSENEKEPSNHVITKNTFELVPDSIEVFYPGAGHSQDNIVVWLPQSNMLFGGCFIKSLGSKSLGYTGDASIPDWPKSISNVINKYPNIKTVVPGHGKVGNKALLHHTAQMTLKKI; translated from the coding sequence ATGAAATTTATAGTTTTATTTCTGTCAGTACTTTCTTGGTTAAGCATGGCAGCAAGTGAAGCATCTAATCTAAAAATGGTGCAGCTTACAGACAACGTATATCAGCATATCTCATACAAGGAGGTAGCTCCGTGGGGCTTGGTTGGCGCGTCAGGGTTGGTGGTTATTGACGGAGAAAACGCGCACATAATTGACACCCCATGGACAGTGGCTGAAACCAAACAACTTCTGCAATGGATAAAGTCAAAAAACCTTACCGTGAAATCCAGTGTTGTTACTCATTTTCATGAAGATGCCAGCGGCGGCATGTCGCTTCTAAACGAATTAAATATCAAAACGTATGCCACTGAGCTAACAAACACGTTACTGAGTGAAAATGAAAAAGAACCTTCAAACCACGTTATTACTAAAAACACTTTTGAGCTTGTTCCCGACTCTATTGAAGTGTTCTACCCCGGCGCTGGCCACTCACAAGATAATATCGTGGTATGGCTACCACAATCCAATATGCTGTTTGGTGGTTGCTTTATTAAGAGTCTGGGGAGTAAAAGCTTAGGATACACGGGTGATGCGTCAATACCTGATTGGCCAAAGTCGATTAGCAATGTCATTAACAAGTATCCAAACATCAAAACGGTAGTACCAGGACATGGTAAAGTCGGCAATAAAGCATTGCTGCATCACACCGCGCAAATGACGTTAAAAAAAATCTAA
- a CDS encoding YgiQ family radical SAM protein produces the protein MIPLPKTALFDYPKYWAECYDAAPFFPMSRQEMDELGWDSCDIILVTGDAYVDHPSFGMAIIGRMLEAQGFRVGMIAQPDWQSKDEFMKLGKPNLYFGVTAGNMDSMINRYTAERRIRHDDAYTPNNEGGKRPDRAVLVYSQRCKEAYKDVPVVIGGIEASLRRIAHFDYWSEKVRRSILFDAKADILVYGNAERPLVEVSHRIANGEDISTITDVRGTAFLTKQALPGWKGIDSRSIDKPGKIDPILSPYTDTTKTSECDSQQNKAVTVDPSEDVTKSAQPIELTEYRNKTWKNKSKPWETTYINLPTFEQVKENKVLYAHASRIFHQEVNPGSAKPLVQRHGDRIIWLNPPAYPLSEEEMDGVFGLPYKRVPHPAYGDAKIPAYDMIKTSINIMRGCFGGCTFCSITEHEGRIIQSRSEESILNEIEDIKEKVPGFTGVISDLGGPTANMYKLNCMSKKAEATCRKPSCVWPTICGHLDTDHTPTINLYRKARKIKGIKKILIASGVRYDLAVKDPEYVKELATHHVGGYLKIAPEHTEEGPLNKMMKPGMGSYHEFKQMFDKFSKQAGKKQFLIPYFISAHPGTTEMDMINLALWLKENDFKLDQVQNFYPSPLANATTMYHTELNSLKNIKKANEAVPIPKGTRQRRLHKAILRYHDPANWPIIREAVTKMGLARKLIGNKPGCLVPAETRGEQNHQHYKKGGKGKNNAQGFKRSEGVSGHSKPKSRNGKQGLTRFSDNQFDDRKPKAPKKRR, from the coding sequence ATGATCCCATTACCGAAAACAGCATTGTTTGACTATCCAAAATATTGGGCTGAGTGTTACGACGCAGCGCCATTCTTCCCTATGTCTCGTCAAGAAATGGACGAATTAGGATGGGATAGTTGTGACATTATTTTAGTCACCGGCGATGCCTATGTTGACCACCCGAGTTTCGGCATGGCGATCATTGGTCGAATGCTTGAAGCACAAGGCTTCAGAGTTGGCATGATCGCACAGCCTGATTGGCAGTCGAAAGATGAATTCATGAAACTGGGTAAGCCCAATTTATATTTTGGTGTAACCGCCGGCAACATGGACTCAATGATCAATCGCTACACCGCTGAACGCCGTATCCGTCATGACGATGCCTACACACCTAATAATGAAGGTGGCAAACGACCTGATCGCGCTGTTTTAGTGTATTCCCAACGTTGTAAAGAAGCCTACAAAGACGTACCTGTTGTTATAGGTGGTATTGAAGCATCGTTGCGACGAATAGCACATTTTGACTACTGGTCTGAAAAAGTCAGACGCTCTATTTTATTCGATGCCAAAGCTGATATTTTGGTTTACGGTAATGCCGAACGTCCGTTGGTTGAAGTCAGCCATCGTATCGCTAACGGTGAAGATATCTCAACGATCACCGATGTTAGAGGCACAGCTTTTTTAACAAAGCAGGCACTACCTGGCTGGAAAGGCATTGATTCAAGATCAATCGACAAGCCCGGTAAAATTGACCCAATTTTAAGCCCTTACACTGACACAACAAAAACTAGTGAATGTGACAGCCAGCAAAATAAGGCCGTTACTGTCGACCCAAGTGAAGATGTGACTAAGTCAGCTCAGCCTATTGAATTGACCGAGTATCGAAACAAAACATGGAAAAACAAAAGCAAACCTTGGGAAACAACGTACATTAATTTGCCAACGTTTGAGCAAGTTAAAGAAAACAAAGTACTGTACGCACATGCGTCTCGTATTTTTCACCAAGAAGTAAACCCTGGCTCTGCTAAACCGTTAGTTCAACGCCACGGTGATAGAATCATCTGGTTAAACCCGCCAGCCTACCCGCTCAGTGAAGAAGAAATGGACGGTGTATTCGGATTACCATACAAACGTGTGCCTCATCCTGCCTATGGCGACGCTAAAATCCCAGCATATGACATGATAAAAACGTCAATTAATATCATGCGTGGTTGTTTTGGTGGCTGTACTTTCTGTTCAATTACAGAACATGAAGGTCGAATTATTCAAAGTCGCTCAGAAGAATCCATACTCAATGAAATTGAGGACATCAAAGAAAAAGTGCCTGGATTTACGGGTGTAATTTCTGACTTAGGTGGCCCAACGGCAAACATGTACAAGCTCAATTGTATGAGCAAAAAAGCGGAAGCAACCTGTCGTAAACCGTCTTGTGTTTGGCCAACCATTTGTGGTCATTTAGATACAGATCATACACCAACGATTAACTTGTATCGCAAAGCAAGAAAAATTAAAGGCATTAAAAAAATTCTTATTGCGTCAGGTGTCCGTTATGACTTAGCAGTAAAAGATCCTGAGTACGTTAAGGAGCTTGCAACTCACCATGTTGGTGGCTATTTAAAAATTGCCCCAGAGCATACCGAGGAAGGACCTTTGAACAAAATGATGAAGCCTGGCATGGGCAGCTATCATGAGTTTAAGCAAATGTTTGACAAGTTTTCAAAACAAGCAGGCAAAAAGCAGTTCTTGATCCCGTATTTCATCTCTGCACATCCGGGCACAACTGAAATGGACATGATCAATTTAGCTCTTTGGCTAAAAGAGAATGACTTTAAGCTAGACCAAGTTCAGAACTTTTACCCGTCGCCATTAGCCAACGCGACAACTATGTATCATACCGAGCTAAATTCGCTTAAAAACATCAAGAAAGCGAATGAAGCGGTTCCAATCCCTAAAGGGACAAGACAGCGTCGATTACATAAAGCTATTTTGCGTTACCATGATCCGGCTAACTGGCCCATTATTCGTGAAGCAGTCACTAAAATGGGACTAGCTCGTAAACTCATTGGCAATAAACCTGGCTGTTTAGTGCCAGCTGAAACACGCGGCGAACAAAACCACCAGCATTATAAAAAAGGCGGTAAAGGCAAAAATAATGCCCAAGGTTTTAAACGTTCAGAAGGTGTCAGTGGTCACAGTAAACCTAAGTCACGTAACGGCAAACAAGGATTAACACGGTTCTCAGATAATCAATTTGACGATCGTAAGCCTAAGGCGCCAAAAAAGCGAAGATAA
- a CDS encoding EAL and HDOD domain-containing protein gives MYNTYIARQAILDRNAKTIGYELLFRDSQNNEFPEIDPDIASSKLIVENHIHGDILAISMNKLAFINFTEKCLINKYPLMFDPSSIVIELVGHTTTSERLLKITKFYHEKGYKVALTEYNLDEQWDVLFPFISLIKVDIEKINPKRLKQVMMRTKAHGIKLVAEKVETNLQLQSLAEIGFNFYQGFFYHRPEMIEGKTLAPFKTQMLNLMSETFKTPLNFEAIAEIISHDVNLSIGLLKMVNNVATGTQVELTSIKQAATYLGEEKLKQFVSILALSKLSSEQTEEAAKQALIIGKLMHEIARKSSFKDVLEYAFITGLLSSIEAILKMPLNEILATMPVAQPIKEALLHGTGKLGIFLSLIQNYVNGDDETINEKLQSNNLEGGQVHSAFVDACRWCSDINGSFS, from the coding sequence ATGTATAATACCTATATTGCAAGGCAAGCCATATTAGATCGTAATGCCAAAACGATTGGCTACGAGCTACTATTCAGAGATAGCCAAAATAACGAATTTCCTGAGATAGATCCTGATATTGCGAGTTCTAAACTCATTGTTGAAAATCACATTCATGGGGATATTCTTGCAATTAGCATGAATAAGCTCGCTTTTATTAATTTCACCGAAAAATGTTTAATTAATAAATATCCTTTGATGTTTGATCCTTCCAGTATTGTGATTGAGTTGGTAGGGCACACCACAACGTCAGAGCGCCTTCTTAAAATCACAAAATTTTATCATGAGAAAGGTTATAAGGTCGCACTAACGGAATATAACTTGGATGAACAGTGGGACGTGCTGTTCCCGTTCATTAGTCTGATTAAGGTTGATATTGAGAAAATTAACCCTAAACGTTTAAAGCAAGTGATGATGCGCACTAAAGCGCATGGCATTAAGTTGGTGGCAGAAAAGGTTGAAACTAATTTGCAGTTACAGTCGTTGGCTGAGATTGGTTTTAATTTTTATCAGGGTTTTTTCTATCATCGACCTGAAATGATTGAAGGAAAAACTTTAGCACCATTTAAGACGCAAATGCTGAATTTGATGAGTGAAACCTTTAAGACACCATTGAACTTTGAAGCGATTGCCGAAATTATCAGCCACGACGTAAATTTAAGTATTGGCTTGTTAAAAATGGTTAATAACGTGGCAACTGGCACACAGGTTGAATTAACTTCCATAAAGCAAGCTGCAACCTATTTAGGTGAAGAAAAACTAAAACAGTTTGTTTCTATTTTAGCGTTGTCAAAATTGTCGTCAGAGCAAACAGAAGAAGCCGCTAAACAAGCCTTGATTATTGGTAAACTCATGCATGAAATAGCTCGAAAAAGCAGCTTTAAAGATGTGCTTGAGTATGCGTTCATAACGGGGCTATTAAGCTCAATTGAAGCAATACTTAAAATGCCCTTAAACGAAATTTTGGCAACCATGCCTGTAGCGCAGCCCATTAAAGAGGCACTTTTACATGGTACTGGAAAATTAGGTATTTTCCTCTCATTAATTCAAAACTATGTAAACGGCGATGATGAAACCATTAACGAAAAGCTTCAGTCTAATAATTTAGAAGGTGGACAAGTTCATTCGGCATTTGTAGATGCTTGTCGTTGGTGTAGTGATATAAATGGATCATTTTCATAA